The following nucleotide sequence is from Desulfurella sp..
AAAATTTAATATAAATTTCAAATTTTTTACGCAATATTGTAAACTTATAGACTGCAGTTATTTTACTAATTATGCTTTTGCTTGAATTAGGACTTGACTTTTTTAATTGAGTCTAATATACTTAAAAGAAACTAAACTTGTGAGTTTAAAAATGAATATCACGCCTGTTTTAGAAGATTATTTAGAAAGAATACTGATTATGCAAAAAGAAAATAAAGTTGCCAGGGTAAAAGATTTGGCAAATTACTTTAAAGTAAAAGCGCCTTCTGTTGTTGATGCTATATCAAAATTAAAAAAAGAAGAGCTTGTTGAGCAAGAATCGTATGGTTTTATTACGCTTACACCTAAAGGCAAAACACTTGCACAAGAAATTTATAAAAAGCATATTCTTTTAAAAGATTTTTTGCATAAAGTATTATATTTAGACGAAACACTTGCAGAAGATGATGCCTGTAAAATCGAACACTATTTAAGCAAAAAAACAATAGATCATATTTTAGCATTTATGGATTTTATAAAATGCAAAGATGGTTTACCAAAATGGCTTGATCACTTTTATTATTTTGTTGATACAGGCAATAGACCACCAGACTGCAAGTGTCAAGAAGATGATTGAGTTCTCATTTGTTTGACAAAATTAGGGTGTTTTGTTATATTAAAAAAGCTCAATTTGCGAGCGTGGCGGAACTGGTAGACGCGCTAGACTTAGGATCTAGTGCCGCAAGGTGTGGGAGTTCGAGTCTCCCCGCTCGCACCAAAGTGGTAAAATGATTAACTACGCAATATTGACTATACTTATTGTACTGATTATAGTAGCTTTTTTTATTTTGTTTAAGATTTCAAGATTGCATGGTTATATAGAAAAAATTGATCAATTAATCAACATTCAAAATCAAATTGAAAACAATTTAAAAGGAGAACTTTCAAACACCAAAAATGATATAAATTCTAACTTTAGATTAATGCTAGATGGCAATGATAGGCTCCTTGGTGCATTAGATAGAAATTTAAAAGAAAAAATGGAAGCTATTGAAGCGCTGTTGTCTAAATCTTTATCAGATGTGTCAATAAAACAGGAGAAACTTATACAATCAAACGAAGATAAGCTCGACAAATTTGCATTAAAATTGGAATCTCAAACTCAAACATTAGAAAAGCATTTAGACTCAATAAGGCAAACTACTGAAGAAAAACTTGAAAAAATCAGAGTTGATAATGAAGCCAAGCTTGAACAAATGCGCCAGACTGTTGATGAAAAACTCCATGAGTCGCTTGAAAAAAAATTGGGAGAATCGTTTAAACAGGTCAGTGATAGACTTGAGATGGTATATAAGGGTTTAGGTGAGATGCAAACTTTAGCAAATGGCGTTGGGGACTTAAAAAGAGTTTTGACTAATGTAAAAAATAGGGGAATCCTTGGAGAATTACAGCTTGAGAAAATACTTGATGACATATTAAGCCCAGCTTTTTACGAAAAAAATGTTAAAGTTAAACCAAATAGCAATGAAGTAGTTGAATTTGCAATAAAATTACCCGGAAACCACAAAAATGAAACTGTATATTTACCATTGGATTCAAAATTTCCGATAGAAAATTATCAACGTTTGCTGGACTACTATGAAACAGGACAGCTTGATCAAATAAGCAATGCTCAAAAGGCCCTTGAGCAAAATATCAGACAATCTGCAAAAGATATAAAAACAAAATACATTGAAGT
It contains:
- a CDS encoding metal-dependent transcriptional regulator, with amino-acid sequence MNITPVLEDYLERILIMQKENKVARVKDLANYFKVKAPSVVDAISKLKKEELVEQESYGFITLTPKGKTLAQEIYKKHILLKDFLHKVLYLDETLAEDDACKIEHYLSKKTIDHILAFMDFIKCKDGLPKWLDHFYYFVDTGNRPPDCKCQEDD
- a CDS encoding DNA recombination protein RmuC: MINYAILTILIVLIIVAFFILFKISRLHGYIEKIDQLINIQNQIENNLKGELSNTKNDINSNFRLMLDGNDRLLGALDRNLKEKMEAIEALLSKSLSDVSIKQEKLIQSNEDKLDKFALKLESQTQTLEKHLDSIRQTTEEKLEKIRVDNEAKLEQMRQTVDEKLHESLEKKLGESFKQVSDRLEMVYKGLGEMQTLANGVGDLKRVLTNVKNRGILGELQLEKILDDILSPAFYEKNVKVKPNSNEVVEFAIKLPGNHKNETVYLPLDSKFPIENYQRLLDYYETGQLDQISNAQKALEQNIRQSAKDIKTKYIEVPYTTDFGIMFLPYEGLYSEVLRIDGLFESIMKEYKVVITGPTTLAAFLNSLQMGFRTLTIEKNAHKIMETLLQVKKEFEKFGDVLEKAQSKIKAADKELEDLVGVRTRKIQLALKDVQTPTDNFFPLNDN